The following coding sequences lie in one Liolophura sinensis isolate JHLJ2023 chromosome 4, CUHK_Ljap_v2, whole genome shotgun sequence genomic window:
- the LOC135464543 gene encoding uncharacterized protein LOC135464543, producing MCLDLFNISGASGTNSPLYILDLFNISGASGTNTPSYILDLFNVSGASGTNSPSYILDLFNCASGTNSPSYILDLFDVSGASGTNSPSYILDLFDVSGASGTNTPSYILDLFDVSGASGTNTPSYILDLFDVSGASGTNTPSYILDLFDVSGASGTNSPSYILDLFDVSGASGTNTPSYILDLFNVSGASGTNTPSYILDLFNVSGASGTNTPSYILDLFNVSGASGTNTPSYILDLFNVSGASGTNTPSYILDLFNVSGASGTNTPSYILDLFNVSGASGTNTPSYILDLFNVSGASGTNTPSYILDLFNVSGASGTNTPSYILDLFNVSGASGTNTPSYILDLFNVSGASGTNTPSYILDLFNVSGASGTNTPSYILDLFNVSGASGTNTPSYILDLFNVSGASGTNTPSYILDLFNVSGASGTNTPSYILDLFNVSGASGTNTPSYILDLFNVSGASGTNTPSYILDLFNVSGASGTNTPSYILDLFNVSGASGTNTPSYILDLFNVSGASGTNTPSYILDLFNISGALGTNTPSYILDLFNISGASGTNTPSYMNEATC from the exons ATGTGTTTGGATCTGTTTAATATCAGCGGTGCCTCGGGTACCAATAGTCCATTGTACATCCTGGATCTGTTTAATATCAGTGGTGCCTCGGGTACCAATACTCCATCGTACATCCTGGATCTGTTTAATGTCAGTGGTGCCTCGGGTACCAATAGTCCATCGTACATCCTGGATCTGTTTAAT TGTGCCTCGGGTACCAATAGTCCATCGTACATCCTGGATCTGTTTGATGTCAGTGGTGCCTCGGGTACCAATAGTCCATCGTACATCCTGGATCTGTTTGATGTCAGTGGTGCCTCGGGTACCAATACTCCATCGTACATCCTGGATCTGTTTGATGTCAGTGGTGCCTCGGGTACCAATACTCCATCGTACATCCTGGATCTGTTTGATGTCAGTGGTGCCTCGGGTACCAATACTCCATCGTACATCCTGGATCTGTTTGATGTCAGTGGTGCCTCGGGTACCAATAGTCCATCGTACATCCTGGATCTGTTTGATGTCAGTGGTGCCTCGGGTACCAATACTCCATCGTACATCCTGGATCTGTTTAATGTCAGTGGTGCCTCGGGTACCAATACTCCATCGTACATCCTGGATCTGTTTAATGTCAGTGGTGCCTCGGGTACCAATACTCCATCGTACATCCTGGATCTGTTTAATGTCAGTGGTGCCTCGGGTACCAATACTCCATCGTACATCCTGGATCTGTTTAATGTCAGTGGTGCCTCGGGTACCAATACTCCATCGTACATCCTGGATCTGTTTAATGTCAGTGGTGCCTCGGGTACCAATACTCCATCGTACATCCTGGATCTGTTTAATGTCAGTGGTGCCTCGGGTACCAATACTCCATCGTACATCCTGGATCTGTTTAATGTCAGTGGTGCCTCGGGTACCAATACTCCATCGTACATCCTGGATCTGTTTAATGTCAGTGGTGCCTCGGGTACCAATACTCCATCGTACATCCTGGATCTGTTTAATGTCAGTGGTGCCTCGGGTACCAATACTCCATCGTACATCCTGGATCTGTTTAATGTCAGTGGTGCCTCGGGTACCAATACTCCATCGTACATCCTGGATCTGTTTAATGTCAGTGGTGCCTCGGGTACCAATACTCCATCGTACATCCTGGATCTGTTTAATGTCAGTGGTGCCTCGGGTACCAATACTCCATCGTACATCCTGGATCTGTTTAATGTCAGTGGTGCCTCGGGTACCAATACTCCATCGTACATCCTGGATCTGTTTAATGTCAGTGGTGCCTCGGGTACCAATACTCCATCGTACATCCTGGATCTGTTTAATGTCAGTGGTGCCTCGGGTACCAATACTCCATCGTACATCCTGGATCTGTTTAATGTCAGTGGTGCCTCGGGTACCAATACTCCATCGTACATCCTGGATCTGTTTAATGTCAGTGGTGCCTCGGGTACCAATACTCCATCGTACATCCTGGATCTGTTTAATGTCAGTGGTGCCTCGGGTACCAATACTCCATCGTACATCCTGGATCTGTTTAATGTCAGTGGTGCCTCGGGTACCAATACTCCATCGTACATCCTGGATCTGTTTAATATCAGTGGTGCCTTGGGTACCAATACTCCATCGTACATCCTGGATCTGTTTAATATCAGTGGTGCCTCGGGTACCAATACTCCATCGTACATGAATGAAGCTACATGTTAG